A genomic segment from Helicobacter sp. NHP19-012 encodes:
- a CDS encoding ATP-binding cassette domain-containing protein: protein MLRAENLKKSYGALEVLKGINFTLEPKEILSLVGESGCGKSTAAKICVGMQPASEGEVFFEGKPLSKFGAKEWRAYRQSVQMVFQDPYSSLNPRWRIQDIIAEPLLLNTNLSKSQRHKRVLEIMAQTGLKEEWATRYPHQFSGGQRQRVGIARALILKPKVLICDEPVSALDVSIQAQILNLLLDLQAQLGLSYLFISHDLGVVEHISDRILVMEGGVIVEEGSVESVLGSPKHPYTKKLLNAVPHLDKMLQRFKD from the coding sequence ATGTTAAGAGCAGAAAATCTCAAAAAATCCTATGGTGCGCTGGAGGTGCTAAAAGGGATCAACTTCACGCTAGAGCCTAAAGAGATTTTGAGCTTAGTTGGTGAGAGCGGGTGTGGCAAGAGCACGGCGGCTAAAATTTGCGTGGGGATGCAGCCGGCCAGCGAGGGAGAGGTGTTCTTTGAGGGCAAGCCTTTAAGCAAGTTTGGGGCTAAAGAGTGGCGCGCTTACCGCCAAAGCGTGCAAATGGTCTTTCAAGACCCCTACTCTAGCCTTAACCCCCGTTGGCGTATCCAAGACATCATCGCCGAACCCTTGCTCTTAAACACGAATTTAAGCAAGAGCCAAAGGCACAAGCGGGTGCTAGAAATCATGGCGCAAACGGGGTTAAAAGAGGAGTGGGCGACAAGGTATCCGCACCAATTCTCCGGAGGACAAAGGCAGAGAGTCGGCATTGCAAGGGCATTAATCCTAAAGCCTAAAGTGCTTATTTGCGATGAACCGGTATCTGCCCTAGATGTGTCTATCCAAGCGCAGATTTTAAACTTACTTCTAGACTTGCAAGCCCAGCTGGGCTTAAGCTATCTTTTTATTAGCCACGATTTGGGCGTGGTGGAGCACATCAGCGATCGTATTTTGGTGATGGAGGGGGGTGTGATTGTGGAAGAGGGCAGCGTAGAGAGTGTGCTAGGTAGCCCCAAACACCCCTATACTAAGAAGCTTTTAAACGCCGTCCCCCACCTAGACAAAATGTTACAACGATTCAAAGACTAA
- a CDS encoding bifunctional riboflavin kinase/FAD synthetase, translating to MPLFFAKDFKDTENTSLAIGKFDGVHLAHQKLLSLLDDKGAVLIVDWQRTKGVLTSLKERIALLKAHAKRVYFLPLEQVCTLLPGEFVALLLAKCPHLQKIVVGYDFHFGLNKMGDTQTLQNLLPPQICLEIMPAFKIKGMVLHARHIRTCLKRGEVALAAQFLTRPFSLEGAVISGQHLGSNQLYPTLNMAIPPNALLPAFGVYAVQVQLEGSSQIYAGVSFLGERLSTDRHLALETHLINAHLPTPPKALKVSFIQKIRDNVFFDNLPDLKVQISKDLQQAKALLKPE from the coding sequence ATGCCTCTTTTTTTTGCTAAAGATTTTAAAGATACAGAGAACACGAGCCTAGCCATAGGCAAGTTTGACGGCGTGCATTTGGCGCACCAAAAATTATTGAGCTTGCTAGACGACAAGGGGGCGGTGCTGATTGTGGATTGGCAGAGGACTAAGGGGGTGCTGACTTCCTTAAAAGAGCGCATCGCCCTGCTTAAAGCCCATGCCAAGAGGGTGTATTTCTTGCCTTTAGAACAGGTTTGTACGCTCTTGCCCGGGGAGTTTGTTGCGCTCTTGTTAGCTAAATGCCCGCATTTACAAAAAATTGTTGTGGGCTATGATTTTCACTTTGGGCTTAATAAAATGGGAGACACGCAAACTTTGCAAAATCTCTTGCCCCCCCAAATTTGCCTAGAGATCATGCCCGCCTTTAAAATCAAGGGCATGGTCTTGCACGCCCGCCATATCCGCACCTGCCTTAAGAGGGGTGAGGTTGCGCTCGCTGCGCAGTTTCTCACCCGCCCCTTTAGCCTAGAGGGGGCGGTGATCTCAGGGCAACACTTAGGCAGCAACCAACTTTACCCCACACTCAACATGGCGATTCCCCCAAATGCCCTACTGCCCGCCTTTGGGGTGTATGCCGTGCAGGTGCAGCTGGAGGGCAGCTCTCAAATTTATGCGGGTGTGAGCTTTTTAGGCGAGAGGCTGAGCACAGATAGGCACTTAGCCCTAGAAACCCACCTCATCAACGCCCACCTACCCACCCCCCCCAAAGCCCTAAAGGTGTCCTTTATCCAAAAAATCAGGGATAATGTCTTTTTTGACAATCTGCCCGATTTGAAGGTACAAATCAGTAAGGACTTACAGCAAGCCAAAGCCCTCTTAAAGCCCGAGTAA
- the obgE gene encoding GTPase ObgE, which produces MFVDCVEIVAASGKGGPGCVSFRREKFVMEGGPDGGDGGDGGDIVFKVDSNSDTLSAFRGKKHYKAQNGAPGGPKNCSGKRGQDLVISIPPGTQIFNADTGGLLCDLVESGAQITLLKGGKGGLGNVRFKSASKQRPTYAQKGMAGQSLNLRLELKLIAHVGLVGFPNAGKSTLISVLSNARPKIAPYAFTTLIPNLGVVQAGQFKEFVMADIPGIISGASEGKGLGLDFLRHLERTKFLLFVLDTTYDVQEQYTQLRHELAHFSSELAQKDFGVALNKMDTGQVPEFSDPKAKFVLPISAATTENTGQLLQLLTQALHLG; this is translated from the coding sequence ATGTTTGTAGATTGCGTAGAGATTGTGGCGGCTTCGGGCAAGGGGGGGCCGGGCTGTGTGAGTTTTAGGCGCGAAAAGTTTGTCATGGAGGGCGGACCGGATGGGGGCGATGGGGGCGATGGGGGCGACATTGTCTTTAAAGTGGATAGCAACAGCGACACACTCAGTGCCTTTAGGGGCAAGAAGCACTACAAGGCGCAAAATGGCGCGCCCGGTGGGCCTAAAAATTGCAGCGGCAAGAGGGGGCAGGATTTGGTGATTTCTATCCCCCCCGGGACGCAAATTTTCAACGCCGATACGGGGGGGTTGCTCTGCGATTTAGTGGAGAGTGGGGCACAAATCACCCTGCTTAAAGGGGGCAAGGGGGGGCTTGGCAATGTGCGCTTTAAGAGCGCGTCCAAACAACGCCCCACCTACGCCCAAAAGGGTATGGCAGGGCAGAGCCTAAACCTGCGCCTAGAGCTCAAGCTCATCGCCCATGTGGGGCTCGTGGGCTTTCCAAATGCCGGTAAAAGTACGCTCATTAGTGTGCTCTCAAACGCCCGCCCTAAAATCGCCCCCTACGCTTTCACAACCCTAATCCCCAATTTGGGCGTGGTGCAGGCTGGGCAGTTTAAAGAGTTTGTGATGGCGGATATTCCCGGGATCATTTCCGGGGCAAGCGAGGGCAAAGGCTTGGGGCTAGACTTTTTGCGCCACTTGGAGCGCACGAAGTTTTTATTGTTTGTGCTCGACACCACTTACGATGTCCAAGAGCAATACACGCAACTCCGCCACGAATTGGCACACTTCTCTAGTGAGTTAGCGCAAAAAGATTTTGGCGTGGCGTTAAACAAAATGGATACAGGACAAGTTCCCGAATTTAGCGACCCAAAGGCTAAGTTTGTGCTGCCCATTTCAGCCGCCACGACTGAAAACACGGGGCAGTTATTGCAGCTTTTGACCCAAGCCCTGCATTTGGGCTAG